Proteins from one Podospora pseudocomata strain CBS 415.72m chromosome 4, whole genome shotgun sequence genomic window:
- a CDS encoding hypothetical protein (EggNog:ENOG503P91C; COG:S) gives MFNLKNIITLLAVGVLSASAAPAADVPVAEAEPALVDRQISARVFACEHIRSQGACITFNAPIAQCSWNDRISTIINQDRNLFRCVWFEHGGCSGRSYANQVDDHLGDGDGYFNDRISSIRCG, from the exons ATGTTCAACCTCAAGAACATCATCACTCTGCTCGCTGTCGGAGTTCTCTCCGCCAGCGCTGCTCCCGCTGCTGATGTCCCAGTGGCCGAGGCTGAACCCGCGCTTGTTGATCGCCAGATCAGTGCCCGGGTGTTCGCCTGCGAGCACATCCGGAGTCAAGGTGCCTGCATCACGTTCAATGCTCCTATCGCTCAATGCT CCTGGAACGACAGGATCAGCACGATCATCAACCAGGACAGAAATCTCTTCCGCTGCGTGTGGTTCGA GCATGGCGGCTGCAGTGGTCGTTCATACGCCAACCAGGTGGACGACCATCTCGGTGACGGCGATGGGTACTTCAATGACCGGATCAGCTCCATCAGGTGCGGCTAG